One Nitrospina watsonii DNA segment encodes these proteins:
- a CDS encoding proline--tRNA ligase, which produces MRYSQLLIPTLKEAPSDAEVISHKLMVRAGMIRQLASGIYSILPLGLRVLRKVEQIIREEMNAVGGQEMFLPSIQPAELWQESGRWDFYGKELLRIKDRHDREFCYGPTHEEVITDIVRREVRSYRQLPLVLYQIQTKFRDEVRPRFGVMRGREFTMKDAYSFHANEQSVQATYEDMKTAYNNVFRRCGLDFKMVEADSGTIGGSFSHEFMVLASSGEDAVVFCDACGYASNLEKAAARAVSGTPASNGAESLAEVSTPGQKTVDAVTGFLKITPDKLVKTLILENENGLLAGLVRGDRQLNPIKLKNLLGCEWLHPAAENVIQEKTGLPVGYVGPVNLPLPVYADHEVTQMQDFVTGANKIDAHFTGVQFARDLKVEQVGDLRTVEEGDPCPHCDGGVYQIRRGIEVGHIFVLGTKYSDAMKAGYLDENGKEKTLVMGCYGIGVGRTAAAAIEQNHDDKGIVWPVPLAPFQVVILPTNYSDDAVKAAADTAYRHLTGLGVEVLLDDRSDRLGVKFKDAELIGFPLQLVIGPKNLEQGEIELKTRNTGESATHPFPAILDRIPSLLDAL; this is translated from the coding sequence ATGCGTTATTCGCAGTTGTTGATCCCCACACTCAAAGAAGCCCCGTCCGACGCCGAGGTCATCAGTCACAAGCTGATGGTGCGCGCCGGGATGATTCGCCAGCTCGCCTCCGGCATCTATTCCATCCTGCCGCTCGGCCTGCGTGTGCTGCGCAAGGTGGAACAGATCATCCGCGAAGAGATGAACGCGGTCGGCGGGCAGGAAATGTTTCTGCCCAGCATCCAGCCGGCGGAGTTGTGGCAGGAAAGCGGGCGTTGGGATTTCTACGGCAAGGAACTGTTGCGCATCAAGGACCGTCACGACCGCGAATTCTGTTACGGCCCCACGCACGAGGAAGTCATCACCGACATCGTCCGCCGCGAGGTGCGTTCGTACCGGCAGTTGCCGCTGGTGCTGTACCAGATCCAGACCAAGTTTCGCGACGAAGTGCGGCCGCGTTTCGGCGTCATGCGCGGGCGCGAGTTCACCATGAAAGACGCGTACAGTTTCCACGCGAACGAACAAAGCGTGCAGGCCACGTACGAGGACATGAAGACCGCCTACAACAACGTGTTCCGGCGGTGCGGCCTCGATTTCAAAATGGTGGAAGCCGACAGCGGCACCATCGGCGGCAGTTTTTCACATGAATTCATGGTGCTGGCGTCGTCCGGCGAAGACGCCGTCGTGTTCTGCGACGCCTGCGGCTACGCCTCCAATCTGGAAAAGGCCGCGGCGCGTGCCGTGTCCGGAACGCCTGCATCCAACGGCGCCGAATCATTGGCCGAAGTCTCCACCCCCGGCCAGAAAACCGTCGATGCCGTCACCGGATTCCTGAAGATCACGCCGGACAAACTGGTGAAGACCCTCATTCTGGAAAACGAGAACGGGCTGCTCGCAGGACTCGTGCGCGGCGACCGTCAGCTCAATCCGATCAAACTGAAAAATCTGTTGGGCTGCGAGTGGCTGCATCCGGCGGCGGAAAACGTGATCCAGGAAAAAACCGGACTGCCCGTTGGCTACGTCGGTCCCGTCAACCTGCCCTTGCCGGTGTACGCCGACCATGAAGTCACGCAGATGCAGGATTTCGTCACCGGCGCCAACAAGATCGACGCGCACTTCACCGGCGTGCAGTTCGCGCGCGATCTCAAAGTAGAACAGGTCGGCGACCTGCGCACCGTCGAGGAGGGCGACCCCTGTCCGCACTGCGACGGCGGCGTCTATCAAATCCGGCGCGGCATCGAGGTGGGGCACATCTTCGTCCTCGGCACCAAGTACAGCGACGCCATGAAAGCCGGGTACCTCGACGAAAACGGCAAAGAGAAAACGCTGGTCATGGGCTGTTACGGCATCGGCGTGGGACGCACGGCGGCCGCCGCCATCGAGCAGAACCACGACGACAAGGGCATCGTCTGGCCGGTGCCGCTGGCGCCGTTTCAGGTGGTCATCCTGCCCACCAATTACTCGGATGACGCGGTGAAAGCCGCCGCCGACACCGCCTACCGCCATCTCACCGGGCTCGGCGTGGAGGTGCTGCTCGACGACCGCAGCGACCGCCTGGGCGTCAAGTTCAAGGACGCCGAACTGATCGGCTTTCCGCTGCAACTGGTGATCGGTCCCAAAAACCTGGAGCAGGGTGAAATCGAACTCAAAACCCGGAACACGGGGGAATCGGCGACGCACCCCTTCCCTGCCATTCTGGACCGCATTCCGTCCCTGCTGGATGCCCTCTGA
- the aepX gene encoding phosphoenolpyruvate mutase: MTLLNKTLPEHRRGKLKELLSQGHLVRAIEAHNGLSGIIADNARIEGKDGADRQVVREFDAIWESSLTDSASKGHPDIEIISFDSRLHTIHEILAVTKKPMIVDGDTGGDPNMFEYTVSKLERAGVSAVIIEDKVFPKRNSLEAGTTQTLQEPQAFAYKIKRGKAVQMTGDFMIIARLESLIAGLGLDDALMRARLYLEAGADGIMIHSKSKDPSEILEFATRYQSLLAELEMDKPLVCVPTTYNNIVEDELKASGFQIIIYANHLLRSAYKTMLETARTILLNQRSFEADPLCAPLRDIFDAVGFLDVKEKDRLDESNKNTPVIIPAAGRAPDIEKILGDKPKPMLDIAGKTLLSRQIKALNVNRLTDITVVTGYGKEQMQAEGVAFVEAPDYEKNTELDSILAAESKMANGFIMLYSDILVEYSVFSKLLASREDIVLVVDNSIQYLESVEGKATDYVISRNQRNRERRTINFDYQNTIAKIGKKIDPALATHEFIGLAKFTKTGAEQFLETYHDVRQNLRGKIQEAEDISKFRLTDLVQEMIDRGFNVHYLEIHKGWLEIHFPQDIELANELFVARAPDAPQIPTP, translated from the coding sequence ATGACCTTATTGAACAAGACCTTGCCGGAACACCGGCGCGGCAAACTGAAAGAACTGCTCAGCCAGGGCCACCTGGTGCGCGCCATCGAAGCCCACAACGGGTTGAGCGGCATCATCGCCGACAACGCCCGCATCGAAGGCAAGGACGGCGCCGACCGGCAGGTGGTGCGCGAATTCGACGCCATCTGGGAAAGCAGCCTCACCGATTCCGCCTCCAAGGGCCATCCGGATATCGAGATCATCAGTTTCGACTCGCGCCTGCACACCATCCACGAAATCCTGGCGGTCACCAAAAAGCCGATGATCGTGGACGGCGACACCGGCGGCGACCCCAACATGTTCGAATACACCGTGTCGAAACTGGAACGCGCGGGTGTCTCCGCCGTCATCATCGAAGACAAGGTGTTCCCGAAGCGCAACAGCCTGGAAGCAGGCACCACCCAGACCCTGCAGGAGCCGCAGGCCTTCGCCTACAAGATCAAGCGCGGCAAGGCCGTGCAGATGACCGGCGATTTCATGATCATCGCCCGCCTCGAAAGCCTCATCGCCGGGCTCGGTCTCGACGACGCCCTGATGCGGGCGCGCCTGTACCTCGAAGCCGGGGCCGACGGCATCATGATCCATTCCAAGTCCAAAGACCCGTCAGAGATTCTCGAGTTCGCAACGCGTTACCAGAGCCTGCTCGCGGAGCTGGAGATGGACAAGCCGCTGGTGTGCGTGCCGACGACGTACAACAACATCGTCGAAGACGAACTGAAAGCCTCCGGCTTCCAGATCATCATCTACGCCAATCACCTGCTGCGCAGCGCCTACAAGACCATGCTCGAAACCGCGCGCACCATTCTGCTCAACCAGCGTTCGTTCGAAGCCGATCCCCTGTGCGCGCCGTTGCGCGACATCTTCGATGCGGTGGGCTTCCTCGACGTCAAGGAAAAGGACCGCCTCGACGAATCCAACAAAAACACGCCGGTCATCATTCCGGCGGCGGGCCGCGCTCCCGATATCGAGAAGATTCTCGGCGACAAACCCAAACCAATGCTGGACATCGCCGGCAAAACCCTGCTCAGCCGCCAGATCAAGGCGCTCAACGTCAACCGCCTGACCGACATCACCGTGGTCACCGGTTACGGCAAGGAACAGATGCAGGCCGAGGGCGTCGCCTTCGTCGAAGCGCCCGATTACGAAAAGAACACGGAACTCGACAGCATCCTGGCCGCCGAAAGCAAGATGGCCAACGGCTTCATCATGCTGTACTCCGACATCCTCGTCGAATACAGCGTGTTCTCCAAACTGCTGGCCTCGCGCGAGGACATCGTGCTGGTGGTGGACAACTCCATCCAGTACCTGGAATCGGTCGAAGGCAAGGCCACCGATTACGTCATCAGCCGCAACCAGCGCAACCGCGAGCGGCGCACCATCAACTTCGATTACCAGAACACCATCGCCAAGATCGGCAAGAAGATCGATCCGGCGCTGGCCACGCACGAGTTCATCGGCCTGGCCAAGTTCACCAAAACCGGCGCCGAGCAGTTTCTCGAAACCTATCACGACGTGCGCCAGAACCTGCGGGGCAAAATCCAGGAAGCCGAGGACATCTCCAAGTTCCGCCTGACGGACCTCGTGCAGGAGATGATCGACCGCGGGTTCAACGTGCATTACCTGGAGATCCACAAAGGCTGGCTGGAAATCCATTTTCCGCAGGACATCGAACTGGCCAACGAGCTGTTCGTCGCCCGCGCCCCGGATGCGCCGCAGATTCCCACCCCTTGA